The proteins below come from a single Mauremys reevesii isolate NIE-2019 linkage group 6, ASM1616193v1, whole genome shotgun sequence genomic window:
- the FAM166B gene encoding protein FAM166B, whose amino-acid sequence MAAAFAPKLGRSLASPDPPHGPGHAGYCPRYPFSLGKSCGQLLSSPEVAGSSQPELQPARWPCAGALPVEQAEELLGTRPACWGAGARLLGCCVIPGYTGFIPRAQNLFAKTYSEICKEARSDFARQQLRAAGREQELQNAGRLPQGTKGNLLTAKYRTPVPAGSAAAAPFVSPFAFQPQGSPYSMEDNNPHKCFISGFTGFVPRARFLIGAGYPLTTHRALVEFGQARGHRPEGGQGSLVLPPLLKSYPTDMGLLPHYAGYVPGYKFQFGHTYGQLTHNALGLSTLEKQVAD is encoded by the exons ATGGCCGCCGCCTTCGCCCCCAAGCTCGGCCGGAGCCTGGCGAGCCCGGACCCGCCCCACGGCCCCGG CCACGCCGGTTACTGCCCTCGCTACCCGTTCAGCCTGGGGAAGAGCTGCGGGCAGCTCCTGAGCAGCCCCgaggtggctggctccagccagccgGAGCTGCAGCCCGCCCGTTGGCCCTGCGCTGGTGCCCTGCCCGTGGAGcaggcagaggagctgctggggaCGAGGCCGgcctgctggggggcaggagctcgCCTGCTGGGATGCTGCGTGATCCCGGGCTACACAG GATTCATTCCCAGGGCCCAGAACCTCTTCGCCAAGACCTACTCCGAGATCTGCAAGGAGGCCAGGAGTGACTTTGCCAGGCAGCAGCTGAGAGccgcaggcagggagcaggagctgCAGAACGCAGGGCGGCTGCCCCAGGGCACCAAGGGCAAC ctcctcACCGCCAAGTACAGGACTCCGGTCCCGGCAGGCTCGGCAGCGGCTGCCCCATTCGTCTCTCCCTTCGCCTTCCAACCGCAGGGCTCCCCCTACTCCATGGAGGACAACAACCCCCACAAGTGCTTCATCTCGG GTTTCACCGGCTTTGTGCCCCGCGCCCGCTTCCTGATCGGGGCAGGCTACCCGCTGACCACCCACCGCGCCCTGGTGGAGTTTGGCCAGGCCAGAGGGCACCGGCCTGAGGGTGGGCAAGGCAGCCTGGTCCTTCCGCCGCTGCTGAAGTCGTACCCCACGGACATGGGGCTGCTGCCCCACTACGCAGGCTACGTGCCAG GCTACAAGTTCCAGTTTGGCCACACCTACGGCCAGCTCACCCACAatgccctggggctgagcaccctggagaagcaggtggccgACTAG